From a region of the Brevibacterium siliguriense genome:
- a CDS encoding acetoacetate--CoA ligase, with product MTAEPIWLPNPDQTPRPQIADFTDYANQRTGKSMAGYDDLWKWSVSDLDGFWGAVWDFFDVIADEPYTEVLSDRSMPGADWFPGTRLNYAEHALRAGLDDKLANEPAIITIKESGTRTETTWRELRRQVGSVAAWLRIQGVGEGDRVVGYLPNTHHTLIAFLASASIGAIWSACAQDYAAEGAATKLGQLEPKVLFAADGYLWNGQAFDRRDQVADLANRMPSLRAVVGVGNLGEEFIVEHGQITNLTAWDDIASADVEPEFTRVDFDTPLWVLYSSGTTGIPKGIVHSHGGVVIDHLRLLGLHLDIRPGDRFFWYTNTNWMMWNLVASALVGGATTVCFDGSPLYPGPGRLWEIAADTKANVLGVSPGIFLAGMKAGIEPGREFDLSALRTIGATGAPVPAHCFPWVRDAVGERVQLASTSGGTDVVSGFAGSAPNVPIWAGELSRPVLGVALESWDDAGHPLVGEVGEMVITAPMPSMPVKFWNDPDGERYRDTYFSMFPEVWRHGDWITITDHGSVTISGRSDATLNRQGVRLGSADIYDVVDGIPEVAESLVIGAEQPDGGYWMPLFVVLASGVSLDSGLRDRIAGELRSKASPRHVPDDIIAVPAIPHTRTGKKLEVPVKRLIQGHDLDRVANPDAVDSFEALEYFARFAGGSGLASGKVMTVE from the coding sequence TTGACCGCTGAACCGATCTGGCTTCCCAACCCCGACCAGACCCCGCGACCGCAGATCGCCGACTTCACCGACTACGCCAACCAGCGCACTGGCAAATCCATGGCAGGGTATGACGATCTGTGGAAGTGGTCGGTGAGCGACCTCGACGGGTTCTGGGGTGCGGTCTGGGACTTCTTCGACGTCATCGCCGATGAGCCCTACACCGAAGTCCTCTCCGATCGGTCCATGCCCGGTGCCGACTGGTTCCCCGGCACTCGGTTGAATTACGCCGAACACGCCCTGCGAGCCGGACTCGACGACAAACTCGCCAACGAACCGGCCATCATCACGATCAAAGAATCCGGCACTCGTACCGAGACCACCTGGCGCGAACTGCGCCGCCAGGTCGGATCCGTCGCCGCCTGGCTGCGCATCCAAGGAGTCGGCGAAGGCGACCGTGTCGTCGGCTACCTGCCGAACACCCACCACACGCTCATCGCTTTCCTCGCGTCTGCCTCAATCGGTGCGATCTGGTCTGCCTGTGCTCAGGACTACGCCGCCGAAGGTGCCGCGACTAAACTCGGCCAGCTCGAACCGAAGGTGCTCTTCGCCGCCGACGGCTACCTGTGGAACGGTCAAGCTTTCGACCGCCGCGACCAGGTCGCGGATTTGGCCAACCGGATGCCGAGCCTGCGGGCCGTGGTCGGGGTGGGCAACCTCGGCGAGGAATTCATCGTTGAACACGGTCAGATCACGAACCTCACCGCCTGGGACGATATCGCCTCCGCGGATGTTGAACCCGAGTTCACGCGCGTTGATTTCGATACCCCGCTGTGGGTGCTGTATTCCTCGGGTACGACGGGGATTCCCAAGGGGATCGTGCACAGCCACGGAGGGGTCGTCATCGATCACCTGCGCCTGCTGGGTCTCCACCTCGACATCCGGCCGGGTGACCGATTCTTCTGGTATACGAATACGAACTGGATGATGTGGAACCTCGTCGCCTCGGCGTTGGTGGGCGGTGCGACCACGGTGTGCTTCGACGGCAGTCCCCTCTACCCGGGGCCGGGCCGGCTATGGGAGATCGCCGCGGACACGAAGGCCAATGTGCTCGGGGTGAGTCCCGGAATCTTCCTGGCCGGGATGAAGGCCGGGATCGAACCCGGCAGGGAGTTCGACCTCTCCGCGCTGCGGACGATCGGTGCCACCGGAGCCCCGGTGCCCGCCCACTGCTTCCCATGGGTGCGCGATGCCGTCGGCGAGCGCGTGCAGCTGGCTTCGACGAGCGGCGGCACGGACGTCGTCAGCGGCTTCGCCGGATCCGCCCCGAACGTGCCGATCTGGGCCGGGGAACTCTCACGGCCGGTCCTCGGTGTGGCGTTGGAGTCCTGGGACGATGCTGGTCATCCTTTGGTGGGCGAGGTCGGCGAGATGGTCATCACCGCCCCGATGCCGTCGATGCCGGTGAAGTTCTGGAACGACCCGGACGGTGAGCGCTACCGCGACACGTACTTCTCGATGTTCCCCGAAGTCTGGCGCCATGGCGACTGGATCACCATCACCGACCACGGCAGCGTCACCATCTCAGGCCGCTCGGACGCCACACTCAACAGGCAGGGCGTGCGCCTGGGCAGCGCCGACATCTACGACGTCGTCGACGGCATCCCAGAGGTGGCCGAATCCCTGGTCATCGGCGCCGAGCAGCCGGACGGCGGGTATTGGATGCCGTTATTCGTTGTGTTGGCATCTGGGGTTTCGTTGGATTCCGGGTTGCGGGACCGGATTGCTGGGGAGCTGCGGTCGAAGGCGTCGCCGCGACATGTGCCCGATGACATCATCGCGGTTCCGGCCATTCCGCATACTCGGACGGGGAAGAAGCTCGAAGTCCCGGTGAAGCGGCTCATTCAGGGGCATGATCTGGATCGTGTGGCGAATCCGGATGCTGTGGATTCGTTCGAGGCGCTGGAGTACTTTGCGCGGTTTGCTGGTGGTAGCGGGCTCGCGTCGGGCAAGGTGATGACAGTCGAGTGA
- a CDS encoding DUF2326 domain-containing protein, whose translation MLISLTANRNEFKAINFQPGFNAVIADRAHDSTDQDSRNARGKSTMLMLLNYVLAGNLDKSLQPLAEDGWKVTLTLEMFGGKVAATRSLASGRWLSISADDPAHEVINPWLSEGQISVDSWKALLGLSLFQLEPEERQVTGGISVRTLLSYVIRTHTPKDPLKVVAQQSAINSREHVAFLLGLDWEVIRDLAAVKKGLEQLKTITAASKEGLVATLRPEDELVMERAALKNEADEWRKRISGFRILEDPNSLVARADELTAQISGLRDEAVVDKRMRALYLSSLEIEETDALPVEDLLGAAGAILADGFRRRSDQVRSFHDTLLANRRSFLRGEIEVLDERIAARASELSQLDEQRDGFLRTLDAGGALDELNEMRAELSDIEARMAALDLQIEQARELVTRREELKLEQSTKRNEATKYLTATREKLDRISDRYSQKMRALYGKDAALTVSVDDAGYKFAIRAAGSGSTGVDRMTLFCFDLTMLEEGITSAHHPDFLVHDSSVFDGVDPRQRAGALQFAQSMVESTGGQYICTINSNDVPDELLERDWFKAGIVRTILDTEVGGLVGREF comes from the coding sequence GTGCTGATTAGCCTTACCGCGAACCGTAACGAGTTTAAAGCTATCAACTTCCAGCCAGGATTCAATGCGGTCATCGCCGACCGAGCACACGATTCCACCGACCAGGACAGTCGCAACGCTCGTGGCAAGTCGACAATGCTCATGCTGTTGAACTACGTTTTGGCCGGTAATCTCGATAAGAGCTTGCAACCGCTTGCCGAAGACGGATGGAAAGTCACCCTGACGCTGGAAATGTTCGGCGGCAAAGTTGCAGCGACACGTTCTCTAGCGAGTGGCCGGTGGCTCTCGATATCGGCCGATGATCCTGCGCATGAGGTCATCAATCCATGGCTCTCAGAAGGGCAGATCTCCGTAGACAGCTGGAAAGCGCTTCTAGGACTCTCGCTTTTTCAGTTGGAGCCGGAAGAGCGCCAGGTAACCGGCGGAATATCGGTGCGCACACTTTTGTCTTATGTGATAAGGACTCATACCCCAAAAGACCCTTTAAAGGTAGTCGCGCAACAGAGCGCGATAAACAGCCGTGAGCATGTTGCATTTCTGCTCGGGTTGGATTGGGAAGTGATCCGCGATTTAGCCGCCGTCAAAAAAGGTTTGGAACAACTAAAAACTATCACCGCCGCGTCTAAAGAGGGACTGGTCGCGACGCTCCGTCCCGAAGACGAACTCGTTATGGAACGCGCCGCTCTGAAAAATGAGGCCGACGAGTGGAGGAAACGCATCTCGGGGTTCCGCATCCTCGAGGACCCGAACTCGCTGGTCGCGCGTGCTGATGAACTAACGGCTCAGATCAGCGGCCTACGGGACGAGGCGGTCGTTGACAAGCGCATGCGCGCGTTGTATCTCTCATCCCTTGAAATCGAAGAGACCGACGCATTGCCGGTCGAGGACCTACTCGGCGCAGCCGGTGCAATCCTTGCCGACGGTTTCAGACGCCGATCTGACCAGGTCCGCAGTTTCCACGACACGCTCTTGGCAAATCGCCGCTCATTTCTGCGCGGCGAAATTGAAGTTCTCGATGAACGCATCGCGGCACGTGCTTCGGAACTTTCGCAACTTGACGAGCAACGAGATGGCTTCTTACGAACGCTTGATGCTGGGGGCGCGCTCGATGAACTCAACGAGATGCGCGCCGAGCTCAGCGATATCGAAGCTCGCATGGCCGCACTTGACCTCCAGATCGAGCAAGCCCGTGAGCTTGTGACACGTCGAGAAGAGCTCAAGTTGGAGCAGTCCACGAAACGGAACGAAGCGACCAAATACTTAACTGCGACGCGAGAGAAGCTGGACCGAATAAGCGACCGGTACAGTCAAAAGATGAGAGCACTTTACGGTAAAGATGCGGCTCTGACGGTATCCGTCGATGACGCGGGGTATAAGTTCGCGATACGTGCCGCTGGCTCAGGGAGCACCGGCGTGGACAGGATGACCCTATTCTGCTTTGATCTCACAATGCTCGAAGAAGGCATCACTTCCGCGCATCATCCCGATTTCCTCGTGCACGATTCCTCTGTCTTCGACGGCGTCGATCCTCGTCAACGAGCGGGCGCATTGCAATTCGCGCAATCGATGGTCGAGTCGACAGGCGGACAGTACATCTGCACTATCAACAGTAATGATGTACCGGACGAACTACTCGAGCGAGACTGGTTTAAGGCTGGCATTGTGCGCACAATATTGGACACAGAAGTTGGCGGACTTGTCGGCCGAGAGTTCTAA
- a CDS encoding APC family permease, with the protein MPSHSFLSSGSPTSVTVVHDKGLKRDIGKTGLLFTGVGSIIGSGWLFGAFDAASMAGPAAILSWALGAVLIIFVALNYSELGVMFPVAGGVVRYPHYAFGSFASYTSGWITWLSAAGTVGIEVLAAVQYASSYMPWLMESKEGVLVLTVPGIFVSIAMVAVFCVINMFGVKFFAQFNNVLVWWKLLVIVLVFIGLALLAFNPGHFHMPEFGGFAPNGIAPIFAALPAAGIVFSYLGFRQGVEFAGETKNPQRNVPFAVIGSIVLTGIIYILLQVAFIGAIPTDLLKDGWGGLSFSNSAGPWAEIAIMLGAMWLAIILYIDAVVSPADTGLIFTALTPRLSYSQARVGNAPSAMTKLNKKGIPWFGLLITFIVACFLFFPFPSWAKMVGFITSGTVISFGSGPITVAALRRQLPDQERPFRLPGGDVLPFLGFLAANLIVFWTGWDTNWKLFLAMALGYVVLGLHYAFSDRSKIPPLQFKSGWWMILWLGGLAVLSLLSNYGEGALNVLTFGWGELVCTIFTAIVFYVGIKTRLKSDEVVTNVENTKETAAEHIDGE; encoded by the coding sequence GTGCCCTCACACAGTTTCCTGTCATCGGGCTCGCCCACGAGCGTGACCGTCGTCCACGACAAAGGGCTCAAGCGCGATATCGGCAAGACCGGTCTGCTCTTCACCGGAGTCGGGTCGATCATCGGCTCCGGTTGGCTCTTCGGCGCCTTCGATGCTGCGAGCATGGCCGGCCCGGCCGCGATCCTGTCGTGGGCCCTGGGTGCGGTCCTTATCATCTTCGTGGCTCTGAACTACTCCGAGCTCGGTGTCATGTTCCCTGTCGCCGGCGGTGTCGTGCGCTACCCGCATTATGCGTTCGGTTCGTTCGCCAGCTACACCAGCGGGTGGATCACGTGGCTGTCGGCGGCGGGAACCGTCGGCATCGAGGTGCTCGCGGCCGTGCAGTACGCCTCGAGCTATATGCCGTGGCTGATGGAGTCGAAAGAGGGCGTCCTCGTCCTCACCGTGCCGGGCATCTTCGTGTCCATCGCGATGGTCGCGGTCTTCTGTGTCATCAACATGTTCGGTGTGAAGTTCTTCGCCCAGTTCAACAACGTCCTCGTGTGGTGGAAGCTGCTCGTCATCGTCCTCGTGTTCATCGGGCTGGCGCTGCTGGCGTTCAACCCCGGTCACTTCCACATGCCCGAGTTCGGCGGTTTCGCTCCCAACGGTATCGCCCCGATCTTCGCGGCCCTGCCCGCGGCGGGCATCGTCTTCTCCTACCTCGGTTTCCGTCAGGGTGTGGAGTTCGCCGGCGAGACGAAGAACCCGCAGAGGAACGTGCCCTTCGCCGTCATCGGTTCGATCGTGCTCACCGGCATCATCTACATCCTTCTGCAGGTCGCGTTCATCGGTGCCATTCCCACCGACCTGCTCAAGGACGGGTGGGGCGGACTGTCGTTCTCGAATTCGGCGGGACCGTGGGCGGAGATCGCGATCATGCTCGGCGCGATGTGGCTGGCGATCATCCTCTACATCGACGCTGTTGTGTCCCCGGCCGACACCGGCCTGATCTTCACCGCGCTCACCCCGCGGCTGTCGTACTCGCAGGCACGAGTGGGCAATGCTCCGAGCGCTATGACGAAGCTGAACAAGAAGGGCATCCCGTGGTTCGGTCTGCTCATCACGTTCATCGTTGCGTGCTTCCTGTTCTTCCCATTCCCGTCGTGGGCGAAGATGGTCGGGTTCATCACCTCCGGCACCGTCATCTCCTTCGGCTCCGGCCCGATCACGGTCGCGGCTCTGCGTCGTCAGCTGCCCGATCAGGAACGTCCGTTCCGTCTGCCAGGCGGGGACGTCCTGCCGTTCCTCGGATTCCTCGCTGCGAACCTCATCGTGTTCTGGACCGGGTGGGACACGAACTGGAAGCTGTTCCTGGCGATGGCGCTCGGCTACGTTGTCCTCGGCCTGCACTATGCGTTCAGCGACCGCAGCAAGATCCCGCCTCTGCAGTTCAAGTCCGGTTGGTGGATGATCCTGTGGCTCGGGGGACTGGCCGTGCTCAGCCTGCTGAGCAACTACGGCGAAGGTGCCCTGAACGTGCTTACGTTCGGCTGGGGCGAACTGGTCTGCACCATCTTCACCGCCATCGTCTTCTACGTCGGCATCAAGACCCGGCTCAAGTCGGACGAAGTCGTCACCAACGTCGAGAACACCAAGGAGACCGCAGCCGAACACATCGACGGGGAGTGA
- a CDS encoding ABC-three component system protein — MAQTSRRDRVPPAQEKVVIARSGNKCAYPGCGTDLTVDPRADGDRPKATGRVAHIAAASPDGPRYDETMTPEERGSADNLIYLCSPHHDAVDSQLNLHTCEFLQDAKRKHEIAVERAVRNALGKVTFEELEVVCTVLASTPATSPNLDVELALPVQEKIELNELGEKSVQRITAGLSQATRVEAFISFQTTIAPSFGHSLVAQFKSEYYAARAQNLEPDDVFDYLVETAIENAGPRDNPRVRAAALAVVAYLFEICEVFEHE, encoded by the coding sequence ATGGCTCAGACATCTCGGCGGGACCGCGTACCCCCCGCTCAGGAGAAGGTTGTCATTGCTCGAAGCGGCAACAAATGCGCCTATCCTGGCTGCGGAACAGATCTGACTGTGGATCCTAGGGCCGACGGCGACCGTCCCAAGGCGACCGGTCGAGTTGCGCACATTGCCGCGGCGAGTCCTGATGGGCCCCGCTATGACGAAACAATGACGCCGGAAGAACGAGGCTCAGCAGACAATTTGATCTACTTGTGTAGCCCGCATCACGATGCCGTGGATTCACAGCTAAATCTCCACACGTGCGAGTTCTTGCAGGACGCCAAACGTAAACATGAGATTGCTGTGGAGCGTGCTGTGAGGAACGCTCTTGGCAAAGTGACATTCGAGGAGCTCGAAGTAGTGTGCACTGTGCTCGCCAGCACGCCGGCGACATCTCCGAATCTCGACGTAGAACTCGCATTGCCAGTACAGGAGAAAATTGAGCTAAATGAGCTGGGCGAAAAATCCGTTCAGCGGATCACCGCTGGTTTGTCCCAGGCGACACGCGTCGAAGCCTTCATCAGCTTTCAAACCACAATCGCGCCCTCTTTTGGTCATAGCTTAGTTGCGCAGTTCAAGAGTGAATACTACGCCGCGCGCGCGCAGAACCTCGAGCCAGATGATGTATTCGACTACCTTGTCGAGACTGCGATCGAGAACGCTGGCCCGCGTGACAATCCTCGAGTTCGTGCGGCCGCGCTCGCGGTGGTCGCCTATCTCTTCGAGATTTGCGAGGTATTTGAGCATGAGTGA
- a CDS encoding ABC-three component system middle component 6 yields MSEIFPDKFTPLERTIVGEAAALLALLGDRALSVGQLYGEHRRSANASTYDSFVTALTFLYGAGVLNYDDQMVRVSPC; encoded by the coding sequence ATGAGTGAGATCTTCCCAGACAAGTTTACGCCGCTTGAGCGCACCATCGTCGGTGAAGCCGCTGCATTGCTAGCGCTTTTGGGCGACCGAGCATTGAGCGTAGGGCAACTGTACGGGGAACACAGACGTTCGGCTAACGCGTCAACGTACGATAGTTTCGTTACAGCTCTGACTTTTCTCTACGGAGCGGGAGTTCTCAACTACGATGACCAGATGGTGAGGGTTTCGCCGTGCTGA